In Flavobacterium sp. WV_118_3, one DNA window encodes the following:
- a CDS encoding polysaccharide biosynthesis tyrosine autokinase, translating into MLSTKDFSLFENQNNFDFKGLLLKIVSYWKWFLACLIVTFFIAYQVNIRKEKIYGMDASIVIKDENNPFFTSNTSLVFNWGGTSDKVQTVINTLKSRTHNEYVVDKLEFYIDYLKKGKYNFQDVYGETPFYIQIDKNKNQLADTPVLIRFINEKEYVVSIPFDENTSVKTYNYLQGTTENVNVSAGTFEKKFAVGEPVQLPFLNLKVLINANPGFYSGNEYYIRFNNFDGTVAAYKGLNVEIDTKAGSIVRLSLQGTNKKRLVDYLNTTVNVLRKKQLDSKNQFAKNTIAFIDSTLIAMEEHLKDSEKELKNFRKDKNVFELQGGGEKITEQLSNFDIEKDGITRKINYYNSLSNYLQKSTDYSKLPAPTVAGIEDPNIVTNVAKLIQLSRERSEMAYSVKSQKLFDEFDNQMNATKRVLLENINSAKNAITIDLGIINKRIGQAESTIRQLPEEQQELMKITRKYDLNDNIYSTFLQKRSEADIVKASNVSDIEFIDTAKDVGGGLLGPKTGVNYILALLLGILIPLIVVFTITLLDNSIHGTEDIERLTAIPIIGIVGKKHTESNMSVYEKPKSPLAESFRSIRSSLQFLYKKQKLDGTKILMLTSSVGGEGKTFCSINMATVFALSEKRTVIVGLDLRKPRIFGDFNIENNIGVVNYLIGQKSIQEIVQHTHVPFLDVITAGPIPPNPSELLISQAMTAMIDELKELYDYIILDTSPVGLVSDALELAQYCDATLYVVRQGVTKKGMLAIVNEKHKRGELHNISIVLNGFENKSQYGYGYGYGYGYGYGYGTYVNGYIEEEMKDQTIWEKIKSKIFKRK; encoded by the coding sequence ATGCTAAGTACTAAAGACTTTTCCTTGTTTGAAAATCAAAATAATTTCGATTTTAAAGGCTTGCTTTTAAAAATTGTCAGTTATTGGAAATGGTTCTTAGCCTGTCTTATTGTTACTTTTTTTATCGCCTATCAGGTTAACATCCGAAAAGAAAAAATTTATGGAATGGATGCCTCTATTGTGATAAAAGACGAAAACAATCCGTTCTTCACGTCCAATACCAGTTTGGTTTTTAACTGGGGCGGAACTTCCGATAAGGTGCAAACCGTAATCAATACTCTTAAATCGCGTACGCATAACGAATATGTGGTGGATAAACTGGAGTTCTATATTGATTACCTGAAAAAAGGCAAATACAATTTTCAGGATGTTTACGGTGAAACGCCTTTTTATATTCAGATCGATAAAAATAAAAATCAGCTTGCGGATACTCCGGTGCTGATACGCTTTATAAACGAAAAGGAATATGTTGTATCGATTCCGTTTGATGAAAATACATCGGTAAAAACCTATAATTATTTACAGGGAACTACCGAAAACGTAAATGTATCGGCTGGAACGTTCGAAAAAAAGTTTGCCGTAGGCGAACCGGTACAATTGCCTTTCCTGAATCTTAAAGTACTGATTAATGCTAATCCGGGTTTTTATAGCGGAAACGAATACTACATCCGCTTTAATAATTTTGACGGTACGGTAGCCGCTTATAAAGGACTGAATGTAGAGATCGATACCAAGGCCGGATCGATTGTACGCCTTTCGTTACAGGGAACCAATAAAAAACGTTTGGTCGATTATCTGAATACGACGGTTAATGTATTGCGAAAAAAACAACTGGACAGTAAAAATCAGTTTGCTAAAAATACGATCGCTTTTATCGATAGCACGCTCATTGCAATGGAAGAACATTTAAAAGATTCCGAAAAAGAATTGAAAAATTTCCGGAAAGATAAAAATGTATTCGAACTTCAGGGCGGTGGTGAAAAAATCACAGAGCAATTATCAAATTTTGATATCGAAAAAGACGGGATTACACGTAAAATCAATTACTATAATTCCCTGAGCAATTACCTGCAAAAAAGTACCGATTATTCGAAATTACCAGCGCCTACGGTTGCCGGGATTGAAGATCCAAATATTGTGACCAATGTCGCGAAGCTGATCCAGCTTTCAAGAGAACGTTCGGAAATGGCCTACTCGGTTAAAAGTCAGAAACTTTTTGATGAGTTCGATAACCAGATGAATGCCACTAAAAGAGTATTGCTGGAAAATATCAATTCCGCTAAAAATGCCATTACGATCGACCTGGGTATCATCAATAAAAGAATTGGTCAGGCCGAAAGTACCATCCGGCAGTTGCCGGAAGAACAGCAGGAACTGATGAAGATCACCCGGAAATACGATCTGAACGATAATATTTACAGTACATTTCTTCAGAAAAGAAGTGAAGCCGATATCGTTAAAGCATCCAATGTGTCGGATATTGAATTTATCGATACCGCCAAAGATGTAGGCGGCGGATTGTTGGGGCCCAAAACAGGTGTGAATTATATTTTGGCCTTACTGTTGGGAATTTTAATTCCGCTGATTGTGGTGTTTACGATTACACTGTTGGACAATTCCATCCACGGAACGGAAGATATCGAACGACTTACTGCGATTCCGATTATCGGGATTGTAGGAAAAAAACATACCGAATCGAATATGTCGGTTTATGAAAAACCAAAATCGCCTTTGGCCGAATCGTTCCGATCCATACGATCGTCCCTTCAGTTTTTATATAAAAAGCAAAAACTCGACGGTACTAAAATTTTAATGCTCACGTCATCTGTCGGTGGCGAAGGAAAAACATTCTGTTCGATCAACATGGCTACCGTTTTTGCATTAAGTGAAAAGCGAACGGTTATTGTCGGTCTGGATTTACGAAAACCGAGAATTTTTGGCGACTTTAACATCGAAAACAATATCGGGGTAGTGAACTACCTGATCGGACAAAAGAGCATACAGGAAATTGTGCAACATACGCACGTACCTTTTCTGGATGTCATTACAGCGGGGCCGATTCCGCCCAATCCATCAGAATTATTGATTAGTCAGGCGATGACAGCCATGATCGACGAATTAAAAGAATTATATGATTACATCATTCTGGATACGTCCCCGGTTGGGTTGGTTTCGGATGCATTGGAGTTAGCACAATATTGTGATGCAACTTTATATGTGGTTCGTCAGGGCGTTACCAAAAAAGGAATGCTGGCAATCGTCAATGAAAAACACAAAAGAGGAGAACTTCATAACATCAGTATCGTATTGAATGGTTTTGAAAACAAGTCGCAGTATGGTTATGGCTATGGATACGGTTATGGATACGGTTACGGTTACGGAACCTATGTTAACGGTTATATCGAAGAAGAAATGAAAGATCAAACGATCTGGGAAAAAATAAAATCGAAAATTTTTAAACGAAAATAA
- a CDS encoding ABC transporter permease, with translation MSTEAADKEKWLYEITPKAKLFSFEFGEIWKYRDLLLMFVKRDIVTYYKQTILGPLWFLIQPLITSVIQFIVFFKIAKLQSDGIPYFLFALAGNTLWFYFSECFKTTSETFRTNQNIFGKVYFPRIIMPLALTVSNLVKFGIQFLLFLTVMGYYMWQGSPIEPKWTIILTPFLLLVMALISLGLGMIISSMTTKYRDLTFVVSFGVSLYMYVTPVIYPVSQVIKELPEGYSWLVYINPLTSIFEFFKYSFLGKGTFTMLGLLYSVGSTIVIFLLGLVIFNRTERSFIDTI, from the coding sequence ATGAGCACTGAAGCAGCCGATAAGGAAAAATGGTTGTATGAAATTACACCTAAAGCAAAATTGTTTTCATTCGAATTTGGAGAGATATGGAAGTATCGCGATTTATTACTGATGTTTGTAAAACGCGATATTGTAACCTATTATAAGCAAACAATTCTGGGACCGCTTTGGTTTTTAATCCAACCGCTGATCACGTCTGTAATCCAGTTTATCGTTTTTTTTAAAATTGCCAAACTACAATCGGATGGGATACCGTATTTCCTGTTTGCTCTGGCCGGAAACACACTTTGGTTCTACTTTTCCGAATGCTTTAAAACCACTTCCGAAACCTTTAGAACCAATCAGAATATTTTTGGGAAAGTCTATTTTCCCAGAATCATTATGCCACTGGCTTTAACCGTGTCGAATCTGGTGAAATTCGGAATCCAGTTTCTCTTGTTCCTCACAGTAATGGGCTATTATATGTGGCAGGGTTCTCCAATTGAACCCAAATGGACTATTATTCTTACCCCGTTTTTACTGCTCGTGATGGCTTTAATTTCATTGGGGCTCGGAATGATCATATCTTCCATGACAACTAAATATCGGGATCTCACGTTTGTGGTTTCTTTTGGAGTTTCGTTATATATGTATGTTACGCCGGTTATTTATCCGGTGTCACAGGTAATTAAAGAATTGCCGGAAGGTTATTCCTGGCTTGTCTATATTAACCCGTTGACGAGTATTTTTGAGTTTTTTAAATATTCTTTTCTGGGCAAAGGAACCTTTACAATGTTAGGACTGTTGTATTCTGTTGGAAGTACGATTGTTATTTTTCTGTTAGGATTGGTTATTTTTAATCGTACGGAAAGAAGCTTTATCGATACCATATAA
- a CDS encoding UDP-glucose 6-dehydrogenase, whose product MNIKKICCIGAGYVGGPTMAVIAQKSPDIKVTVVDLNEKRIAAWNDENVENIPIYEPGLSDIVASCRGRNLFFSTEVDKAIDEADMIFISVNTPTKTYGVGKGMAADLKYIELCARQIARVAKNDKIVVEKSTLPVRTASAIKDILDNTGNGVQFQILSNPEFLAEGTAVADLLMPDRVLIGGDTTEEGQNAIQKLVDIYANWVPKERILTTNVWSSELSKLTANAFLAQRVSSINALSELCEKTGADVNEVAKAIGMDSRIGSKFLKSSVGFGGSCFQKDILNLVYIAKSYGLNEVADYWEQVIIMNDHQKRRFGKNIIQTLYNTVSGKKIAFMGWAFKKDTNDTRESAAIYVADDLLSERAEIAVYDPKVQEDQIFYDLDYLETRSSEENRNGLTVTNDPYEATDKAHAIAVLTEWDEFKTYDWQRIYDNMLKPAFVFDGRNLLDKEALQKIGFVYQGIGS is encoded by the coding sequence ATGAATATAAAGAAAATATGCTGTATCGGTGCTGGATATGTTGGAGGTCCAACGATGGCCGTTATTGCACAGAAATCCCCGGACATAAAGGTAACAGTAGTCGATTTAAACGAAAAACGTATTGCTGCCTGGAATGATGAAAATGTTGAAAATATCCCGATTTACGAACCCGGACTAAGCGATATCGTGGCTTCCTGCCGTGGACGTAATCTTTTTTTCTCAACCGAAGTGGATAAAGCGATCGATGAAGCCGATATGATTTTTATCTCGGTGAATACGCCTACCAAAACGTATGGGGTTGGGAAAGGAATGGCGGCCGATTTAAAGTATATTGAGTTGTGTGCCAGACAAATTGCCCGTGTTGCTAAAAATGATAAGATTGTTGTTGAAAAATCAACACTACCGGTACGTACTGCCAGTGCTATTAAAGATATTCTGGACAATACCGGTAACGGAGTACAATTCCAGATTTTATCCAATCCGGAGTTCCTGGCAGAAGGAACTGCTGTAGCTGATTTATTAATGCCGGATCGCGTACTGATTGGTGGCGATACAACCGAAGAAGGGCAAAATGCCATTCAGAAACTGGTGGACATTTATGCCAACTGGGTTCCGAAAGAACGTATCCTTACAACCAATGTATGGTCTTCGGAATTGTCAAAATTAACGGCAAATGCTTTCCTGGCGCAACGCGTATCATCTATCAATGCCCTGTCGGAATTATGTGAAAAAACGGGTGCCGATGTAAATGAGGTGGCCAAAGCAATTGGTATGGATAGTCGTATCGGATCAAAATTCTTAAAATCGTCTGTTGGTTTTGGAGGATCCTGTTTCCAAAAAGATATTTTAAATCTGGTTTATATTGCTAAATCCTATGGATTAAATGAAGTAGCCGATTATTGGGAGCAAGTGATCATTATGAACGACCACCAGAAGCGCCGTTTTGGTAAAAATATTATCCAGACGTTATACAACACGGTTTCCGGAAAGAAAATCGCTTTTATGGGATGGGCATTTAAAAAAGATACCAATGATACCCGCGAATCAGCGGCTATTTATGTAGCTGATGACTTGTTGAGCGAACGTGCGGAAATTGCAGTATATGATCCGAAAGTACAGGAAGACCAGATTTTTTATGATCTGGATTATCTGGAAACCCGTTCTTCAGAAGAAAACAGAAATGGATTAACGGTGACCAACGATCCGTATGAAGCCACAGATAAAGCACATGCCATTGCAGTATTAACCGAATGGGACGAATTTAAAACCTACGACTGGCAACGAATTTATGACAATATGCTAAAACCGGCTTTTGTTTTCGATGGTAGAAATCTGTTGGATAAAGAAGCCCTTCAAAAAATAGGATTTGTATACCAGGGTATCGGTTCATAA
- a CDS encoding ArsR family transcriptional regulator, translated as MLESLITSKTRLRLLVKFFINAANHGHLRGLAEEFSESTNAIRKELNNLSEAGYLEKEAIRNTISYRANTNHPLFSLLQSVVRRTIGLDTIVATILERMGEVKKVYLIGDYAEGRDTGTIEVVLVGKELNAEYVEQLAYKIEEEIKRKVKFILTDDFDKKGLLLFGGSN; from the coding sequence ATGTTAGAATCTTTAATAACATCTAAAACCCGACTACGGCTATTGGTTAAGTTTTTTATCAACGCAGCCAATCATGGTCATTTGAGAGGTTTAGCCGAAGAATTCAGCGAATCGACCAATGCGATACGTAAAGAATTAAACAATCTTTCGGAAGCCGGTTATCTTGAAAAAGAAGCCATACGCAATACGATTTCCTATCGGGCCAATACCAATCATCCTCTTTTTTCGTTGTTGCAAAGTGTGGTTCGACGAACAATAGGTCTGGATACGATAGTAGCAACCATATTGGAACGAATGGGTGAAGTAAAAAAAGTATACCTCATTGGCGATTATGCCGAAGGGAGGGATACCGGTACCATAGAAGTCGTATTGGTAGGAAAAGAGCTCAATGCGGAATATGTGGAACAGCTGGCTTACAAAATTGAAGAAGAAATCAAGCGAAAAGTAAAGTTTATCCTAACGGATGATTTTGATAAAAAAGGACTGTTGCTTTTTGGAGGTAGCAATTAA
- a CDS encoding SDR family oxidoreductase, translated as MSKLLITGGAGFIGSNLIEYFLNKKHSIVCLDNFSTGYRHNIEPFLNNPDFTLIEGDIRDLETCRKAVEGADYVLHQAALGSVPRSINDPITSNEVNVSGFLNMLVAARDAGVKRFVYAASSSTYGDSEALPKVEDKIGKPLSPYAITKYVNELYADVFSKTYAMETIGLRYFNVFGRRQNPNGAYAAVIPKFVMQFMEHESPVINGDGQYSRDFTYIDNVIQMNELAMTTKSPEAINTVYNTAYGDRTTLKQLVEYLKEFLSEYDPEIANVAIIHGPNRAGDIPHSLASIDKARTLLGYDPQFSIKEGLKEAVSWYWENLK; from the coding sequence ATGAGTAAACTTTTGATTACCGGTGGTGCTGGATTTATCGGATCGAATCTTATAGAATACTTTCTGAATAAAAAACACAGCATCGTTTGCCTGGATAATTTTTCAACGGGTTATCGTCACAATATCGAACCGTTTCTGAATAATCCGGACTTTACCTTAATCGAAGGCGATATCCGCGATTTGGAAACCTGTAGAAAAGCAGTCGAAGGAGCCGATTATGTTTTACATCAGGCCGCATTAGGATCGGTGCCGCGGTCTATTAACGATCCGATTACCAGTAACGAGGTAAATGTATCCGGCTTTCTGAATATGCTGGTTGCTGCCAGAGATGCCGGTGTAAAACGATTTGTATATGCGGCGAGTTCGTCAACCTATGGCGATTCGGAAGCATTGCCAAAAGTCGAAGATAAAATAGGAAAACCGTTATCGCCTTATGCCATTACAAAATATGTAAATGAATTATACGCTGATGTTTTTAGTAAAACCTACGCAATGGAAACCATCGGATTGCGTTATTTTAACGTTTTCGGACGACGACAAAATCCAAATGGTGCCTATGCGGCCGTAATCCCGAAATTCGTCATGCAGTTTATGGAACATGAAAGCCCGGTAATTAATGGCGATGGGCAATATTCCAGAGATTTTACCTATATCGATAATGTGATCCAGATGAATGAGCTGGCAATGACCACAAAATCACCGGAAGCGATTAATACGGTATACAATACGGCTTATGGTGACAGAACGACTTTAAAGCAGTTGGTTGAGTATCTGAAAGAGTTTTTATCGGAGTACGATCCGGAAATAGCCAATGTAGCGATTATACACGGGCCAAATCGTGCCGGCGACATTCCGCATTCGCTGGCCAGTATCGACAAAGCACGAACATTGCTCGGATATGATCCGCAATTTTCAATTAAAGAAGGATTAAAAGAAGCCGTTTCCTGGTACTGGGAAAACTTAAAATAA
- a CDS encoding nucleotide sugar dehydrogenase: MTTKIAVIGLGYVGLPLARLFATKYAVIGFDINQQRIDELNSGKDVTLEVDEATLKSVLVDRENISGKGLYCSADLKDIQECNYYVVTVPTPVDKHNRPDLTPLYKASETVGKVLKKDDIVIYESTVYPGVTEEECVPVLEKISGLRFNEDFFAGYSPERINPGDKQHTVEKILKITSGSTPEIGQKVDELYKSVIVAGTHLAPTIKVAEAAKVIENSQRDINIAFVNELAKIFNILEIDTQAVLEAAGTKWNFLPFRPGLVGGHCIGVDPYYLAQKAQEKGYHPEIILAGRRLNDSMGEYVASQVVKLMIKKGISVNGAQLLMMGITFKENCPDVRNTKIVDVIQSLEEYGITVTVYDCWADADEVKHEYGIEMENELPNQKFDAVVLGVSHKEFLTLDYKTLQAENSILYDVKGILTEKVDGKL, encoded by the coding sequence ATGACTACTAAAATTGCCGTTATAGGTTTAGGATATGTAGGCTTGCCATTGGCAAGATTGTTCGCTACAAAATATGCTGTTATTGGTTTTGATATCAACCAACAGCGAATCGATGAATTAAATTCCGGAAAAGACGTAACGCTCGAAGTAGACGAGGCGACTTTAAAATCGGTGTTGGTCGATCGGGAAAATATATCCGGAAAGGGATTGTATTGTTCCGCTGATCTGAAAGACATCCAGGAGTGTAATTATTATGTTGTTACGGTGCCAACACCGGTAGACAAACACAATCGTCCGGATTTGACGCCGCTTTATAAAGCCAGTGAAACGGTTGGTAAAGTGCTGAAAAAAGACGATATTGTGATTTATGAATCCACTGTATATCCGGGCGTAACCGAAGAGGAATGCGTACCGGTACTGGAAAAAATATCGGGTTTAAGGTTTAACGAAGATTTTTTTGCGGGCTATTCTCCCGAGCGAATCAACCCGGGCGACAAGCAGCATACTGTCGAAAAGATCTTAAAGATTACTTCCGGTTCCACTCCCGAAATCGGTCAGAAAGTAGACGAATTATATAAAAGTGTTATTGTAGCCGGAACGCATCTGGCGCCCACGATAAAAGTAGCGGAAGCCGCTAAAGTGATCGAAAATTCACAGCGCGACATCAATATTGCCTTTGTCAATGAGTTGGCTAAGATTTTTAATATTCTGGAAATTGATACCCAGGCGGTTTTGGAAGCTGCCGGAACCAAATGGAACTTTTTGCCGTTCCGACCGGGATTGGTTGGCGGTCACTGTATTGGTGTCGATCCGTATTATCTGGCTCAGAAAGCACAGGAAAAAGGATACCATCCGGAAATCATTTTGGCCGGTCGTCGTTTAAACGACAGTATGGGCGAGTATGTGGCTTCGCAGGTGGTAAAACTGATGATTAAAAAAGGAATTTCGGTTAACGGTGCCCAGTTGTTGATGATGGGAATTACGTTTAAAGAAAACTGTCCGGATGTTCGCAATACCAAAATCGTAGATGTTATTCAGTCACTGGAAGAATATGGGATCACCGTAACGGTTTATGATTGTTGGGCGGATGCCGATGAGGTAAAACACGAATACGGAATTGAAATGGAAAACGAATTGCCAAATCAAAAGTTTGATGCGGTGGTATTAGGCGTTAGCCATAAGGAATTTTTGACTTTGGATTATAAAACGTTACAGGCCGAAAACAGTATCCTTTATGATGTAAAAGGAATACTGACAGAAAAGGTTGATGGGAAGTTATAA
- a CDS encoding lipopolysaccharide biosynthesis protein, protein MNPLKKTLILGTMWSVGGQLASLLVVLITNIWMARLLSPKEFGQVGIIMFFIVLADVFTEGGLGGALIRKINPSKQDFATVFVFNLTVSVFCCLSLIMASGFIADFYNDASLKMLIIVASLVLIINAFQLIQNIKLMCDLKFKQKSVYRLVAVIISSIVGIIMAYQGAGVWSLIVMQLLTSIVSTLLLWGFEGTFFSLRFSRQSFKELYVFGVNTTLASLLNTAFDNIYQLILGKYFSIAQVGLFYQAKKIQDVPGGIINMLTQGVVFSSLAKLQEQKEEFLRIYGKIVVVFAAVLALMTVLMYLYAENIIALLLGDKWLGAIFYMKLLVIASFFYFLELVNRIIFKIFNQTKQILFLEIGKKSVQLVSIVVGVYFLNLNYLIVGFVITNIISYWINYHYSRKVLEDQMQVVTNRKLKIVVFSLALTFIAGYIAATFGIDGHWKFLLLPFLLIIYLLGLKAFGILDIVNEIKNLIKSRA, encoded by the coding sequence ATGAATCCATTAAAAAAGACCCTTATATTGGGGACAATGTGGTCAGTTGGAGGTCAACTGGCATCTCTATTAGTGGTATTGATTACCAATATTTGGATGGCGCGTTTGCTTTCGCCTAAAGAATTTGGGCAAGTTGGAATTATTATGTTTTTTATTGTTCTGGCGGATGTGTTTACAGAGGGAGGTTTAGGAGGAGCGTTAATCCGGAAAATAAATCCCAGTAAGCAAGATTTTGCTACGGTCTTTGTTTTTAATCTGACAGTAAGTGTATTTTGTTGTCTGAGTTTGATAATGGCTTCGGGGTTTATTGCTGATTTTTATAACGATGCATCGCTAAAAATGTTAATAATAGTAGCTAGTTTAGTACTAATTATTAATGCATTTCAGCTAATACAGAATATTAAACTCATGTGTGATCTGAAATTCAAACAGAAGTCGGTTTATCGATTGGTAGCGGTAATTATATCCTCAATAGTAGGAATCATAATGGCCTATCAAGGTGCGGGTGTCTGGTCACTTATTGTAATGCAATTGTTGACTTCAATTGTTTCAACATTGCTTTTATGGGGATTTGAAGGAACGTTTTTCAGTTTGCGATTCTCCAGGCAATCTTTTAAAGAATTGTATGTATTTGGAGTAAATACAACGCTAGCTTCTTTGTTGAATACAGCATTTGATAATATTTACCAGTTAATTCTGGGGAAATATTTTTCGATCGCACAGGTGGGATTATTTTATCAGGCTAAAAAAATACAGGATGTTCCCGGCGGAATCATCAATATGTTAACGCAGGGAGTTGTTTTTTCTTCCTTGGCCAAATTGCAGGAACAAAAAGAAGAATTCTTGAGAATATATGGTAAAATTGTTGTTGTTTTTGCTGCGGTATTGGCACTTATGACAGTATTAATGTATTTATATGCTGAAAATATTATTGCATTATTGCTAGGAGATAAATGGTTGGGAGCAATCTTTTATATGAAGCTATTGGTGATAGCCTCCTTTTTTTATTTTTTAGAATTAGTTAACAGAATTATTTTTAAGATATTCAACCAAACCAAACAGATTTTATTTCTTGAGATTGGTAAAAAGAGTGTTCAATTGGTTAGTATTGTAGTTGGTGTTTATTTTTTAAATTTAAACTATTTAATTGTAGGTTTTGTGATTACCAATATTATCAGCTATTGGATTAATTATCATTATTCCCGAAAAGTTTTGGAAGATCAGATGCAGGTTGTGACAAACCGGAAGCTAAAAATAGTAGTGTTTTCTTTAGCCCTAACATTTATAGCTGGTTATATAGCGGCAACATTTGGGATTGATGGACATTGGAAATTTTTACTATTGCCATTCCTACTAATAATCTATTTGTTAGGGTTAAAGGCATTTGGAATATTAGATATAGTAAATGAAATAAAGAATTTAATAAAAAGCAGAGCATAA
- a CDS encoding acyltransferase — MIDRLVAIWRRHRWPAEKYARFLGVKIGKNCSIATKYFGSEPYLIEIGDHVQITNDVRFFNHGGGWVFREKYPLMDTFGKIKIGNNVYIGNCVLIMPGVTIGSNVIVGAGTVVTKSIPDNSIYAGNPAREIGKISELETKILPFDMQTKKMSPQEKKLFLLSQPDEKFIKK, encoded by the coding sequence ATGATTGATAGATTGGTAGCTATATGGAGAAGACATCGGTGGCCTGCCGAGAAATATGCTCGCTTTTTGGGAGTAAAAATTGGAAAGAATTGTAGTATTGCCACGAAGTATTTTGGCTCGGAACCCTATCTGATAGAGATTGGAGATCACGTTCAGATTACTAACGATGTAAGATTCTTTAATCATGGAGGAGGTTGGGTTTTCCGAGAGAAGTACCCACTAATGGACACGTTTGGAAAAATTAAAATTGGTAATAATGTGTATATAGGGAATTGCGTATTGATTATGCCTGGCGTGACTATAGGAAGTAATGTGATAGTTGGAGCCGGTACTGTTGTCACGAAAAGTATTCCCGATAATAGCATTTATGCCGGTAATCCAGCCAGAGAAATAGGTAAAATTAGCGAATTAGAAACTAAAATTTTGCCGTTCGATATGCAAACAAAAAAGATGTCACCACAAGAAAAAAAACTTTTTTTGTTGTCACAACCAGATGAGAAATTCATCAAGAAATAA
- the wzy gene encoding O-antigen polysaccharide polymerase Wzy, which produces MLAFNYIVLIVSLIISLLLMPDKIEVFDSSSNFTLSIISLVNVIVFWRTTQRFFTSWVRYDTLFLLGFLIVHFQIPLLASFGIEPDDPTFIWINKNVVNYATWFSTIAVLLWMLGFLWYSGKKRVVKQQPKYRIDTRKVDILLILSFCLFVVLVGKDFLGGGYIGWDSWGSGSGYAFILLNISIYLKIIYFFISYRNVKITKYNLGNILFKNKIFVMILGVYLLLFLFAGDRGPIMGVAVLILAAYSIYQKKIPFHVFFVMTLVGATIFTILSYGRSNDVASRKGNILQSGYETLASSEQTFNPTGELATSVRILYRALDAVPNYHPYLFGTTMISDAIGVIPFGSSIYMGATGLPIMYSTSSYFFTVLGQGNFFTYGEGSEIIADLYINLGFWGSIVLMLFFGYFIGFVTFNANFGEKHTITLVYLLLITGAIYINRSNFLDPLKMIVYALVIDRFLLKKIEIKKN; this is translated from the coding sequence ATGCTTGCATTTAATTACATCGTATTAATAGTATCATTAATCATCAGTTTGTTGCTGATGCCCGATAAGATTGAGGTTTTCGATAGTAGTTCGAATTTTACGCTCTCAATTATCAGCTTGGTAAATGTCATTGTTTTTTGGCGAACAACACAACGTTTTTTTACGTCTTGGGTGCGATACGATACTTTGTTCCTGTTGGGATTCCTTATTGTGCATTTTCAGATACCGTTATTGGCCAGCTTTGGTATCGAACCGGATGATCCGACGTTTATATGGATCAATAAAAATGTGGTTAACTATGCCACTTGGTTTAGTACAATTGCCGTATTGCTTTGGATGTTAGGCTTTTTATGGTATTCAGGAAAAAAAAGAGTTGTGAAGCAACAACCGAAATATCGGATTGACACACGTAAAGTAGATATATTGTTGATCCTCTCTTTTTGTCTGTTTGTTGTATTGGTGGGGAAAGATTTTTTGGGAGGTGGTTATATCGGATGGGACAGTTGGGGCTCCGGTTCGGGATATGCTTTTATATTGCTAAATATTTCAATTTATCTGAAAATCATTTATTTTTTTATTAGTTATAGAAATGTAAAAATTACGAAGTACAATCTTGGAAACATATTATTTAAAAATAAAATCTTTGTGATGATTCTGGGGGTATATCTGTTGCTATTTTTGTTTGCCGGCGACAGAGGTCCAATAATGGGGGTGGCCGTACTTATATTGGCAGCCTATTCCATTTATCAGAAAAAAATTCCTTTCCATGTCTTTTTTGTTATGACACTCGTGGGGGCAACCATATTCACGATTCTAAGTTACGGAAGAAGTAACGATGTCGCTTCCCGAAAAGGAAATATATTACAATCGGGTTACGAAACTCTAGCTAGTAGTGAGCAGACATTTAATCCTACAGGAGAGTTAGCAACAAGTGTTAGGATTTTATACCGGGCACTAGATGCGGTACCGAATTATCATCCATATTTGTTTGGTACGACTATGATTTCGGATGCGATTGGTGTGATTCCTTTTGGAAGTAGTATATATATGGGAGCAACGGGGTTACCAATAATGTACAGTACATCATCCTATTTTTTTACCGTCTTGGGGCAGGGGAATTTCTTTACTTATGGAGAAGGATCGGAAATTATAGCCGATTTGTATATTAATCTAGGCTTTTGGGGCTCAATTGTACTAATGTTGTTTTTCGGGTATTTTATAGGGTTTGTTACTTTTAATGCCAATTTTGGTGAAAAGCATACGATAACTCTGGTTTATCTGTTGCTGATAACCGGTGCAATTTATATCAATAGATCCAATTTTCTCGATCCGCTTAAAATGATTGTATATGCCTTGGTTATTGATCGGTTCTTGTTGAAAAAAATTGAAATTAAAAAGAATTAA